From a region of the Panicum virgatum strain AP13 chromosome 2K, P.virgatum_v5, whole genome shotgun sequence genome:
- the LOC120694970 gene encoding uncharacterized protein LOC120694970, with amino-acid sequence MAGNDDDKRDLFSKSGILHRPSTMDDFGQASSAYAGVQDPGRVLGGLDLNSQVESYPDLERYQQILQPEEDFGHGLPPIRPGSRSSGLCGRLPQGGSGGASRSKSASSGAGSSRPMRGFVPPGSALGGAGRGRAGGGGIGDPMAYNAHVFGGGGRGFSMPPGTPSSGRGGIRDPMAYGGGIGDPMAYGAGRGFSMPPGALSFGGGGRGRASSSAAPVEDVDDDDDIEDEDENAPDGKSTFDKANWTEENIFTLCDIACEEARDGNCPNGVWTTRGYQNLKTKFFQRARLRHSSKQIKNKMNQLKKWYVAWVWLGTKTGKGIVENGDYVAPASWWAKRIKENKNAKKFQFGNPEYLDMLIELYQGVAVDGSTAYFPGDEEDEGFVQPAGDEDAAGEGFVQPPGGRFSGDEGFVQPPGGCFSGDDGFENSPMSTSSRKRGTSSCDNSTATSPGKKSKSPVVKLMRGLLTSFQSDSEKSTQLITELVNRKVKSREKSQNIFVEELTRCQQLAIECGAPEESVEYFCATQLFAEPHNRIMFMNMKSKEARLVWLKRWCQQKNLM; translated from the exons atggccggcaacgacgacgacaagagGGATCTCTTCTCCAAGTCGGGCATCCTTCACCGCCCGTCCACCATGGATGACTTCGGCCAGGCTTCGTCAGCATACGCCGGCGTTCAAGATCCAGGGAGGGTTCTAGGCGGCCTCGATCTGAACTCGCAGGTCGAGAGCTACCCCGATTTGGAGAGGTACCAACAAATCCTCCAACCTGAAGAAGATTTCGGACACGGGCTACCCCCTATTCGCCCAGGCAGCAGATCCAGTGGTCTTTGCGGAAGATTACCACAAGGAGGAAGCGGAGGAGCAAGCCGCAGCAAGTCTGCGAGCTCTGGCGCGGGATCTAGCCGTCCGATGCGGGGTTTCGTCCCCCCGGGCTCTGCTCTCGGTGGTGCAGGCCGTGGGCGCGCCGGAGGAGGTGGCATTGGGGACCCCATGGCATACAACGCTCATGTGTTCGGTGGTGGCGGCCGTGGCTTCTCCATGCCACCTGGCACTCCAAGCTCCGGACGAGGTGGCATTAGGGACCCCATGGCGTATGGCGGTGGCATTGGGGACCCCATGGCGTACGGCGCTGGCCGTGGCTTCTCCATGCCACCGGGCGCTTTGAGCTTCGGAGGAGGTGGCCGCGGCCGAGCTTCGTCATCTGCAGCACCTGTAGAGGATgttgacgatgatgacgacatCGAAGACGAAGATGAGAATGCGCCTGATGGAAAG AGTACATTTGACAAGGCTAATTGGACAGaagaaaatatttttacatTATGTGACATAGCTTGTGAAGAAGCTAGGGATGGAAATTGTCCCAATGGAGTTTGGACAACTAGAGGATATCAGAATTTGAAGACCAAATTTTTTCAGAGGGCGCGACTGAGACACTCATCCaaacaaattaaaaacaaaATGAATCAATTGAAGAAATGGTATGTTGCTTGGGTGTGGCTGGGAACCAAGACCGGAAAAGGGATAGTAGAAAATGGTGATTATGTTGCACCAGCTTCGTGGTGGGCAAAGAGAATCAAG GAAAACAAAAATGCCAAGAAATTTCAGTTTGGCAATCCTGAGTACTTGGATATGCTTATAGAGTTGTACCAAGGTGTGGCAGTAGATGGATCCACTGCATACTTCCCTggagatgaagaagatgagggatTTGTGCAGCCAGCTGGTGATGAGGATGCGGCCGGTGAGGGATTTGTGCAGCCACCTGGTGGACGCTTTTCTGGTGATGAGGGGTTTGTGCAGCCACCTGGTGGATGCTTTTCTGGTGATGATGGATTTGAGAACAGCCCCATGAGCACCAGCAGCCGCAAAAGGGGGACTAGTTCTTGTGACAATTCAACCGCCACTAGTCCTGGCAAGAAAAGTAAGAGCCCAGTGGTCAAGCTCATGAGGGGTCTACTGACTTCTTTCCAGTCTGATAGTGAAAAGTCTACTCAACTCATAACTGAATTAGTAAACAGAAAAGTCAAGTCAAGAGAGAAGAGTCAAAACATCTTTGTTGAGGAGTTGACTCGGTGCCAGCAGTTGGCAATAGAGTGTGGGGCACCAGAAGAGTCTGTTGAGTACTTTTGCGCAACACAATTGTTTGCTGAGCCCCACAATAGGATCATGTTTATGAACATGAAATCTAAAGAGGCCAGGCTAGTGTGGTTGAAGAGGTGGTGCCAGCAAAAGAATCTGATGTAG